CGTCGACTGGCGCCGCTTCCGCGCCATCGCCGACGAGGTGGGAGCCTGGCTGATGGTCGACATGGCCCACGTGGCCGGCCTGGTCGCCGCCGGCCACTACCCGAGCCCGATTCCCCACGCCCACGTGGTCACCACCACCACCCACAAGACCCTGCGCGGCCCGCGTGGTGGCCTGATCCTCTCTGCCTGCGGCGACGAGGCGCTCTACAAGAAGCTCAACGGTGCGGTCTTCCCGGGCCAGCAGGGCGGCCCGCTGATGCATGTCATCGCCGCCAAGGCGGTGGCCTTCAAGGAGGCCATGAGTCAGGAGTTCGTGCAGTACCAGCGGCGCGTCATCGACAATGCCCGCGCCATGGCCGGTGTGTTCCTGGAGCGCGGCTATGACGTCGTCTCCGGCGGTACCGACGACCACCTCTTCCTGGTCTCGCTGATCAAGCAGGGGGTCACCGGCAAGGACGCCGACGCAGCGCTGGGCCGTGCTCATATCACCGTCAACAAGAACGCCGTGCCCAATGACCCGCAGAGCCCCTTCGTCACCTCCGGCCTGCGCATCGGCACCCCGGCGGTCACCACCCGGGGCTTCGACGAGGCGGAGTGCAGCGACCTGGCAGGCTGGATCTGCGACATCCTCGATGTGCTGGCCGAGCAGGGCAACACCGACGCCGTGGAGGCCGAGGTGCGCGAGAAGGTCGCCGCGCTGTGCGCACGCCACCCGGTCTATGGCGACGCCGCCTCCGACGCTGTACGCGAAACCGCTACCGCCTGAACCCGTAAAGGATCGGCCCCGCTCGGCGGGGCCGGCCGAGGAGGAAGAACATGCAACGTTATTCAGGCTTTGGACTGGCCAAGCACGCGCTCAGCCACCACGAGAACTGGCAGCGCCAATGGCGTAACCCGACGCCCAAGAAACAGTACGACGTCATCGTCGTCGGCGGCGGCGGCCATGGCCTGGCCACCGCCTACTACCTGGCCAAGAACCACGGCATCACCAACGTGGCAGTGCTGGAGAAGGGCTGGCTGGGGGGCGGCAATACGGCGCGTAATACGACGATCGTGCGCTCCAACTATCTGTGGGACGAGGCGGCACGCCTCTATGATCACTCGCTGGATCTGTGGAAGGGGCTGTCCCAGGACCTCAACTACAACGTGATGTTCTCCCAGCGTGGCGTGATGAACCTGGGGCACACCCTGCAGGACATGCGTGACATCCAGCGCCGGGTGCATGCCAACCGGTTGAACGGTATCGATAGCGAAGTGATCTCCCCCGAGCAGATCAAGGAGATCGTGCCGATCATCGACACTTCCAAGCGCGCCCGCTACCCGATCCTCGGCGCCTCCTGGCAGAAGACCGCCGGTGTCGCACGTCACGATGCGGTGGCCTGGGGTTTCGCCCGGGCGGCGGATGCCCTGGGGGTGGATATCCTGCAGAACACCGAGGTCACCGGTTTCAAGATTCGCGATGGCCAGGTGTATGGCGTGCATACCAACCGCGGCGATATCGAATCCAAGACCATCGGCTGCGTCACGGCGGGCAACTCTGGCGTGGTGGCCAAGATGGCCGGCCTCACGCTGCCGCTGGAGTCTCATCCGCTGCAGGCGCTGGTCTCCGAGCCGCTCAAGCCGGTGCTCGACACCGTGGTGATGTCCAATCATGTGCATGGCTATATCAGCCAGTCCGACAAGGGTGACCTGGTCATCGGCGCCGGTATCAACGGCTACCTTGGCTACGGTCAGCGCGGCAGTTACACCACCGTGGAGCACACCCTGCAGGCCATCGTCGAGATGTTCCCGATCTTCTCGCGGGTGCGCATGAAC
The Halomonas sp. H10-9-1 DNA segment above includes these coding regions:
- the glyA gene encoding serine hydroxymethyltransferase, yielding MNHASLTSYDSQIAAAVADEVARQEAHVELIASENYASRAVMEAQGSQLTNKYAEGYPGKRYYGGCEHVDVVEQLAIDRACDLFGADYANVQPHSGAQANAAAFMAMVNPGDTVLGMSLAHGGHLTHGAAPNFSGKHYHAVQYGLNPETGEIDYEEVERLARSHKPKMIIAGFSAYARVVDWRRFRAIADEVGAWLMVDMAHVAGLVAAGHYPSPIPHAHVVTTTTHKTLRGPRGGLILSACGDEALYKKLNGAVFPGQQGGPLMHVIAAKAVAFKEAMSQEFVQYQRRVIDNARAMAGVFLERGYDVVSGGTDDHLFLVSLIKQGVTGKDADAALGRAHITVNKNAVPNDPQSPFVTSGLRIGTPAVTTRGFDEAECSDLAGWICDILDVLAEQGNTDAVEAEVREKVAALCARHPVYGDAASDAVRETATA
- a CDS encoding sarcosine oxidase subunit beta family protein, with translation MQRYSGFGLAKHALSHHENWQRQWRNPTPKKQYDVIVVGGGGHGLATAYYLAKNHGITNVAVLEKGWLGGGNTARNTTIVRSNYLWDEAARLYDHSLDLWKGLSQDLNYNVMFSQRGVMNLGHTLQDMRDIQRRVHANRLNGIDSEVISPEQIKEIVPIIDTSKRARYPILGASWQKTAGVARHDAVAWGFARAADALGVDILQNTEVTGFKIRDGQVYGVHTNRGDIESKTIGCVTAGNSGVVAKMAGLTLPLESHPLQALVSEPLKPVLDTVVMSNHVHGYISQSDKGDLVIGAGINGYLGYGQRGSYTTVEHTLQAIVEMFPIFSRVRMNRQWGGIVDTCADACPILSKTKVKGLFFNCGWGTGGFKATPGSGHVFAASLAKGEMHPIAAPFSIDRFNTGALIDEHGAAGVAH